The proteins below come from a single Aegilops tauschii subsp. strangulata cultivar AL8/78 chromosome 6, Aet v6.0, whole genome shotgun sequence genomic window:
- the LOC109779596 gene encoding protein FLOWERINGUS T-like: MSNDSLVTSRIVGDVLDPFRSTVDLTVLYDGRFVINGMEFRSPAVSGKPSVEIGGDDISVTYTLVMVDPDAPNPSNPTLREYLHWMVTDIPGSMDDTYGREVVCYESPTPATGIHRMVLVLFRQLGRNTVYAPSMRHNFNTRNFARRYNLGAPVAAKYFNCQRQAGSGGRKFTGPYTSRRQQI, encoded by the exons ATGTCGAACGACTCCTTGGTTACATCACGAATAGTAGGTGATGTGTTGGACCCCTTCCGTAGCACAGTTGATCTGACAGTGCTCTATGACGGTAGGTTCGTCATTAACGGCATGGAGTTCCGCTCACCGGCGGTGTCGGGCAAGCCTAGCGTCGAGATTGGCGGTGACGATATTAGCGTGACATACACCCTT GTCATGGTGGATCCTGATGCTCCTAACCCCAGCAATCCGACCTTGAGGGAATATCTTCACTG GATGGTAACCGATATCCCAGGATCAATGGATGACACCTACG gGCGGGAGGTGGTGTGCTACGAGAGCCCGACGCCGGCGACGGGGATCCACCGCATGGTGCTGGTGCTGTTCCGGCAGCTCGGGCGGAACACGGTGTACGCGCCGTCGATGCGCCACAACTTCAACACCCGCAACTTCGCCCGCCGCTACAACCTTGGCGCGCCCGTCGCCGCAAAGTACTTCAACTGCCAGCGCCAGGCCGGCTCCGGCGGCCGGAAGTTCACCGGGCCCTACACCAGCCGCCGCCAGCAAATCTAA